The Lentimicrobium sp. L6 nucleotide sequence ATACTCCCGTGATTATTCTTTCTCGTACATCTCCAGTATTCTTAGAGCGTTTATTTGAACAAGAAGTACCAGAGGTTTATGATGGTCTTATTACCATTAAAAATATTGTTCGTGTTCCTGGAGAAAGAGCCAAGATATCAGTTGAAAGTTATGATGACAGAATAGATCCTGTTGGAGCTTGTGTCGGTATGAAAGGGAGTAGAATTCACGGAATTGTTAGAGAATTAAAAAATGAAAATATAGACGTGATTAATTATACAAACAATACAAGCTTGTATATTCAGCGTGCTTTAAGCCCTGCGAAAATCACATCCATAAATATAGACGAGGAGAACAATAAAGCAGATGTGTTCTTAAAACCAGATCAAGTATCACTTGCTATTGGTAAAGGTGGTTTCAATATTAAACTTGCTGGTCGCCTTACAGGATACGAAATTGATGTTTATCGTGATACAGACACCGATTTAGAGGATGTTGCATTAACAGAATTCAGTGATGAAATCGATGAATGGATTATCAAAGAATTGGTATCTATAGGGTGCGATACTGCTAAATCAGTTTTAGCTATTCCAGCTGAAGAGTTAGTTAACAGAACCGACTTAGAAGAAGAAACCATAAATGAAGTAGTACGTATATTAAGATTAGAATTTGATTAAGTCTTTTATTGAATAGTATATTTGATAAAAAAAAGATAAAAAGAGAGAATAACAGATTAAGGATAATATGGCAAAAAGCAATAAACCTATGAGGTTGACAAAAGCTGCAAGAGAATTCAATGTAGGTGTAAACACTATCACAGATTTTCTCAATAAAAAAGGCTTTAAAGACGACTTCAGTCCAAACAGTAAATTAACTCCTGATATGGTATCTTTGTTGGTGGCAGAGTATCAATCGGAAAAGGATGTTAAAGAAAAAGCTCACGAGAGAGTCCTTGCTACCGATCGTACTCCTGTTTCTTTAAACCAAACAGAAGTTGAAGAAGTAGAAGTAGAGGAAGAATCTTCTGGTAATGATTTCATTATTCATGATAATTCATTAAAAGGATCCTCTACAAAGAGTACTCCAAGCCCAAAGAAAAATACTCCCGAGGAGATTGTTGAGCCAATACCAACTAAACAAGAAGAAGCTCCAAAGGCAAAACCTGTTGTGGCTGAGGAAATTCCCGTAGTGGAAACTCCAAAAGTAGAGGAAAATCCTGCTCCTGTTATTGAAACTCCAGTTGTTGAAAAGGTAAAAGAAGAGCCAGTTCAACAAGTAAAAGAAAAAACCGTACCACCAAAAGCGGAAGAAATAAAAGAAAGTACTACTCCTGTTGAGGATAAAGCTCCGAAAGCCATAAGCCCAAAAGCCGACGTGCCTATTATAAAAGAAGAAAAACCTGTAGTGGCTGAGAAAACAGTTCTGAATGAACCAAAACCAACTCCTGTAGAATCAGATCAAGGCGGACATCATCCTAAGGTTGTCGACAAAATTGATTTGGACAATACCAATTGGTCTACTAGACCAAAACCAAAGTCAAAAGAAGAAAAACGTCAAGAAAAGGCAAACAAAGGTGAACAGAGAAAGCAGTCCACTGAAAAGGCTATTGCACATAGCAAAGCCATTAAAGCCAAAGAAGACGAAGCCAAAGCTGTTGAAGCAGAAAAAGTGAAGGCTCAAGCCTCAGCCAAACCTGAGGCGCCAGAGATTGAAACTATTAGAGCTAAAGCTGAGAAACTTACAGGCCCAAAAGTATTACGAACCATCGTATTAGAGCCTAAAAGAGAAAAGAAAAAGCTACCTGAAGCATCTTCTTCAGATTCTAAAAATAGAAAGAAGAAAAAGCGTACCAGAATCAAAAAGCCTGTTGATCCAAATTCAACTACAGCTAAACAAGGTACTGGTGCTGGAAACAGACCTGGACAAGCTGGTCAAGGTGGTGGACAAGGTCAAAAACCTGGAGATCGCAATGCTCAGAGTAACCGTAGAAAAGGTAAGAAACCAAATACAAGAACTCCTCTTGTTAAAAAGGTAGAACCTACAGAAGAAGAAATCCGCAAACAAATAAAAGATACTTTAGCACGTTTAGCACCAGCTGGGAAATCTAAAGCTTCAAAGCATAGAAGAAATAAGAGAGACCACGTTCATAAGCTTGCAGAAGAAGAAATGCAGAAGGAAATTGAAGAACTAAAAGTAATTAAAGTTGCTGAGTACGTTACTGCCAATGACCTTTCTAATATGATTGATGTTCCTGTTACCAAGATTATTGCTACCTGTATGGGTATTGGTCTTTTCGTTTCCATCAATCAACGTTTAGATGCAGAGACTCTTTTATTAGTTGCCGAAGAATTTGGTTTTCAAGTAGAATTCGTGGGTGTTGAAGCCAGTGAATCTATTAAAACAGATGAAGAAGACTTTAGTGAAGATGATTTAGAAGATAGAGCTCCAATTGTAACTGTAATGGGCCACGTTGACCATGGTAAAACAAAATTATTGGATTACGTTCGTTCTGCTAACGTTGTAGCAGGTGAAGCTGGAGGTATTACTCAGCACATTGGTGCTTACGAAGTTATTACAAAAGATGGCAGAAGTGTTACTTTCCTTGATACACCTGGTCACGAAGCTTTTACAGCGATGCGTGCTCGTGGTGCTAAAGTTACCGATATTGCAATTATCGTAATTGCTGCTGATGACCGTGTGATGCCTCAAACCAAAGAAGCCATCAACCACGCTCAAGCTGCTGGAATTCCAATCGTTTTTGCCATCAATAAAATGGATAAGCCTGGCGCCAATGCTGACCAAGTGAAAAATGAATTATCACAGATGAATATCTTAGTAGAAGACTGGGGAGGTAAATTCCAAAGTCAAGAGATATCAGCCTTAAAAGGTGATGGTGTTGAAGACTTACTAGAAAAAGTATTATTAGAAGCTGACATGCTAGAATTAAAAGCTACTCCTAAACGTAAAGCCGTAGGTAGTGTAATTGAAGCATCTCTAGATAAAGGTCGTGGATATGTGACCAAAATCTTGGTTCAAGATGGTACCCTTCGCGTTGGAGACATGGTACTCGCCGGAAGTAGTTATGGTAAAGTAAAAGCTATGTTTAATGAATACAATCAAAACATTAAAGAAGCTGGACCTGCAACACCAGTATTGATGCTTGGTTTAAACAATGCACCTCAGGCTGGTGACAATATTATCGTATTAGCTGATGAGCGTGAAGTTAAAGTAATTGCTACTAAACGTGAGCAATTACAAAGAGAACAAAGTATCCGTACTCAGAAACATATTACCTTGGAT carries:
- the nusA gene encoding transcription termination factor NusA — translated: MANQEGKMSLISTFQEFKEFKNIDRETMMRILEDVFRHMLIKRFGTDENFDIIVNIDKGDLEIWRNRDIVEDGEVEDDNLEISYSDAIKIEPDYEVGEEVSEPMFMENFGRREILTIRQNLATKIQELEKDNVYKKYSEKIGEIISGEVYQVWKREVLILDDEYYELILPKSEQIPSDYYRKGDVIRAVVSKVDLKNNTPVIILSRTSPVFLERLFEQEVPEVYDGLITIKNIVRVPGERAKISVESYDDRIDPVGACVGMKGSRIHGIVRELKNENIDVINYTNNTSLYIQRALSPAKITSINIDEENNKADVFLKPDQVSLAIGKGGFNIKLAGRLTGYEIDVYRDTDTDLEDVALTEFSDEIDEWIIKELVSIGCDTAKSVLAIPAEELVNRTDLEEETINEVVRILRLEFD
- the infB gene encoding translation initiation factor IF-2 → MRLTKAAREFNVGVNTITDFLNKKGFKDDFSPNSKLTPDMVSLLVAEYQSEKDVKEKAHERVLATDRTPVSLNQTEVEEVEVEEESSGNDFIIHDNSLKGSSTKSTPSPKKNTPEEIVEPIPTKQEEAPKAKPVVAEEIPVVETPKVEENPAPVIETPVVEKVKEEPVQQVKEKTVPPKAEEIKESTTPVEDKAPKAISPKADVPIIKEEKPVVAEKTVLNEPKPTPVESDQGGHHPKVVDKIDLDNTNWSTRPKPKSKEEKRQEKANKGEQRKQSTEKAIAHSKAIKAKEDEAKAVEAEKVKAQASAKPEAPEIETIRAKAEKLTGPKVLRTIVLEPKREKKKLPEASSSDSKNRKKKKRTRIKKPVDPNSTTAKQGTGAGNRPGQAGQGGGQGQKPGDRNAQSNRRKGKKPNTRTPLVKKVEPTEEEIRKQIKDTLARLAPAGKSKASKHRRNKRDHVHKLAEEEMQKEIEELKVIKVAEYVTANDLSNMIDVPVTKIIATCMGIGLFVSINQRLDAETLLLVAEEFGFQVEFVGVEASESIKTDEEDFSEDDLEDRAPIVTVMGHVDHGKTKLLDYVRSANVVAGEAGGITQHIGAYEVITKDGRSVTFLDTPGHEAFTAMRARGAKVTDIAIIVIAADDRVMPQTKEAINHAQAAGIPIVFAINKMDKPGANADQVKNELSQMNILVEDWGGKFQSQEISALKGDGVEDLLEKVLLEADMLELKATPKRKAVGSVIEASLDKGRGYVTKILVQDGTLRVGDMVLAGSSYGKVKAMFNEYNQNIKEAGPATPVLMLGLNNAPQAGDNIIVLADEREVKVIATKREQLQREQSIRTQKHITLDEIGRRLAIGDFKELNVIVKADVDGSVEALSDSLIKLSTSEVQLNVIHKSVGQISESDVLLASASDAIIVGFQVRPNMQARKLADTEGIQIKQYSIIYQAIEELKLALEGMLAPQEEEKIVANVEVREVFVITKVGTIAGCKVLDGKITRNTPIRLIRDGVVIYTGKLGSLKRFKDDVKEVVSGYECGLNIEKFNDIKVGDIVEGYEIVQTARTL